A stretch of [Clostridium] innocuum DNA encodes these proteins:
- the serS gene encoding serine--tRNA ligase — MLDMKFLRENPEIVKENIKKKFQDHKIELVDKVIAMDKENRSLKQRGDELRSKRNAMSKEIGGLMAKGLKDEANAIKAKVQAMADEMKETEVKETELAEKIKEMMMQIPNIIHPTVPVGKDDSENVELQKYGEPVIPDFEIPYHTDIMERFEGIDLDSARKVAGNGFYYLMGDIARLHSAVISYARDFMIDRGFTYVVPPFMIRSNVVTGVMSFAEMEGMMYKIEGEDLYLIGTSEHSMIGKFIDTILDEKKLPYTYTSYSPCFRKEKGAHGIEERGVYRIHQFEKQEMIVVCKPEESEDWFVKLYTNTVDLFRSLDIPVRTLECCSGDLADLKNKSVDVEAWSPRQKKYFEVGSCSNLTDAQARRLGIRVKGENGKYFAHTLNNTVVAPPRMLIAFLENNLNKDGSVNIPEKLQPYMGGTKILMPKN, encoded by the coding sequence TTGAGCTTGTAGATAAAGTGATTGCTATGGATAAAGAGAATCGCTCTCTTAAACAACGAGGGGATGAGCTGCGAAGCAAGAGAAATGCTATGAGCAAGGAAATCGGCGGTCTAATGGCCAAAGGTTTAAAGGATGAGGCAAATGCTATTAAAGCCAAGGTTCAGGCTATGGCAGATGAAATGAAGGAAACAGAGGTTAAGGAAACTGAGCTTGCTGAGAAAATCAAGGAAATGATGATGCAGATTCCAAATATCATTCATCCTACGGTCCCGGTTGGTAAGGATGATTCAGAAAATGTTGAACTGCAGAAGTACGGCGAGCCTGTGATTCCTGATTTTGAAATTCCATATCATACAGATATTATGGAACGGTTTGAAGGTATTGATCTGGATAGTGCAAGAAAAGTTGCAGGGAACGGGTTCTATTATCTGATGGGAGATATTGCACGACTTCATTCTGCTGTCATTTCATATGCACGTGATTTTATGATTGATAGAGGATTTACATATGTTGTACCGCCTTTTATGATTCGTAGTAATGTTGTGACCGGGGTTATGAGCTTTGCGGAAATGGAAGGAATGATGTATAAGATTGAGGGCGAGGATTTGTATCTGATCGGTACCAGTGAGCATTCTATGATTGGAAAATTCATTGATACAATTCTTGATGAGAAAAAACTTCCTTATACTTATACAAGCTATTCTCCTTGCTTCCGTAAAGAAAAAGGTGCACACGGTATTGAAGAAAGAGGAGTTTACCGCATTCACCAGTTTGAGAAACAGGAAATGATTGTTGTTTGCAAACCGGAAGAAAGTGAAGACTGGTTTGTAAAGCTGTATACGAATACTGTTGATTTATTCAGAAGTCTGGATATACCAGTGAGAACCTTAGAGTGCTGTTCCGGTGATCTTGCTGATTTGAAGAATAAGTCTGTTGATGTCGAAGCATGGAGTCCACGTCAGAAAAAATATTTTGAAGTGGGAAGCTGTTCTAACTTGACAGATGCACAGGCAAGACGTCTTGGCATTCGCGTAAAGGGTGAGAATGGAAAATATTTTGCTCATACTTTGAATAATACGGTGGTAGCTCCACCTCGAATGCTGATTGCTTTTTTAGAGAATAATCTGAACAAGGACGGCAGTGTGAATATTCCGGAAAAATTGCAGCCATATATGGGAGGCACAAAAATATTGATGCCAAAAAATTAA
- a CDS encoding nucleoside deaminase: MKEEYMRAALREAEKAKKIDEVPIGCVIVKDDKIIARGHNLRETKQQSINHAEIIAIQKACKKVGSWRLEDCDLYVTLEPCCMCAGAILQSRIRTVIYGTTDPKGGSIESTLHMYEQPGYNHYPKVESGVLQNECSQLLKNFFKEKRLKRK; encoded by the coding sequence ATGAAAGAAGAATATATGCGGGCTGCTTTAAGAGAGGCAGAGAAGGCTAAAAAAATAGATGAGGTACCCATTGGCTGTGTTATTGTTAAGGATGATAAAATTATTGCAAGAGGTCATAATCTCAGAGAAACAAAACAGCAGTCAATAAACCATGCTGAAATCATTGCAATTCAAAAAGCTTGTAAAAAGGTAGGAAGCTGGCGTCTTGAGGATTGTGATTTATATGTTACTCTGGAGCCCTGTTGCATGTGTGCAGGTGCTATTCTGCAATCACGTATCAGAACTGTTATCTATGGAACTACTGATCCAAAGGGTGGAAGCATTGAAAGTACCTTGCATATGTATGAACAGCCGGGATATAACCATTATCCGAAAGTTGAATCCGGTGTTCTTCAAAACGAATGTTCACAGCTCTTAAAGAATTTCTTTAAAGAAAAAAGACTAAAAAGGAAATAA
- the dnaX gene encoding DNA polymerase III subunit gamma/tau, with protein sequence MAYKALYRTYRPNSFDEVAGQKHVVQTLQHAVEQHKIAHAYLFCGPRGTGKTSIAKIFAKTINCENPNHKPCLECDNCRAVQDGSHPDIIEIDAASNNGVEEVRTLIEKVKYAPLKGKYKIYIIDEVHMMSTGAFNALLKTIEEPPEHVIFILATTEPHKVLPTIISRCQRFDFTKVPRDEIVQRIHTILEREQITCEEEVIRIIAQLADGGLRDALSILDQCIAYAQNHIQVHHINEIYGITTIQEKLDLYRYIYGKDAVSLLNAIDQLIEKGIDIKRLTVDLIEILKESIIFEYTKDASLLHILNSEEVLTLIDGKSIAERFQMIHLLMETYDKYRSAANAGSYFEVCLLQMLDVKATVVTTTSHPLETPRQEQKPVSTVNNVSRETSKKKPILEVPMDDEPFTPYDTPVLDSPVTKSAKSSHIPENIVSKEITAVSTKALKPLENEFVLGLLAGANKPEKAKDSQHFQKIPEFMLDFKYAKYGSLLKNASIVGSGNTYIVVCVDNQAVANEINEMDSKNEFHDFITELMEKNKKIFAISADQQKYVIKEFKDRMIAGTLPDPIQIEAVTIERKEVKELTQEEAVLDLFGQENIIITEE encoded by the coding sequence ATGGCATATAAAGCGTTATATCGTACTTATCGTCCAAACAGTTTTGATGAAGTAGCAGGACAAAAGCACGTTGTACAAACCTTGCAGCATGCAGTGGAACAGCATAAGATTGCACATGCTTATTTGTTCTGCGGCCCCCGTGGTACAGGAAAAACATCAATTGCGAAAATCTTTGCGAAAACAATAAATTGTGAGAATCCAAATCATAAACCATGTTTGGAATGTGATAACTGTAGGGCAGTACAGGATGGAAGCCATCCGGATATTATTGAGATAGATGCTGCCAGCAATAATGGTGTAGAAGAAGTACGTACACTGATAGAAAAAGTTAAGTATGCGCCATTGAAGGGTAAATATAAAATTTATATTATTGATGAGGTCCATATGATGTCAACGGGTGCATTTAATGCGCTGTTAAAGACGATTGAGGAACCACCGGAACATGTTATTTTTATTTTAGCTACGACAGAGCCGCATAAGGTGCTGCCTACGATTATTTCACGTTGTCAGCGGTTTGATTTTACTAAAGTTCCACGTGATGAAATCGTTCAGAGGATACATACTATTCTAGAGAGAGAACAGATTACGTGTGAAGAGGAAGTAATTCGGATTATTGCACAGCTTGCTGATGGCGGATTGCGCGATGCTTTATCTATTCTTGATCAATGTATTGCGTATGCACAGAATCATATCCAGGTGCATCATATTAATGAAATTTATGGCATTACAACCATACAGGAAAAATTAGATTTGTATCGTTATATCTATGGAAAAGATGCAGTATCCCTGTTAAATGCGATAGATCAGCTTATTGAAAAAGGTATTGATATCAAAAGGCTGACTGTTGATTTAATTGAAATATTAAAGGAGAGTATCATTTTCGAGTATACAAAGGATGCATCTCTGCTGCATATTCTAAATAGTGAAGAGGTTTTAACTCTGATTGATGGAAAATCTATTGCAGAGAGGTTTCAAATGATACATCTTCTAATGGAAACATATGATAAATATAGAAGTGCAGCAAATGCAGGATCTTATTTTGAGGTCTGTTTACTGCAAATGCTGGATGTAAAGGCAACTGTGGTGACAACGACATCACATCCATTGGAGACTCCTAGGCAGGAACAAAAACCAGTAAGCACTGTTAATAATGTTTCACGTGAAACATCTAAGAAGAAACCTATACTTGAGGTTCCTATGGATGATGAACCATTTACACCATATGATACACCAGTATTAGATTCACCAGTAACAAAGAGTGCGAAGTCTTCACATATACCGGAAAATATAGTAAGCAAGGAAATTACTGCTGTTTCAACAAAAGCTTTAAAGCCATTGGAGAATGAATTTGTTCTTGGACTTCTTGCCGGAGCAAATAAACCTGAAAAAGCAAAGGATAGTCAGCATTTTCAGAAAATACCTGAATTCATGCTCGATTTTAAATATGCTAAATATGGAAGTCTTTTAAAGAATGCAAGTATTGTAGGCAGTGGTAATACCTATATAGTTGTATGTGTCGATAATCAGGCAGTAGCAAATGAAATAAATGAGATGGACAGTAAAAATGAATTTCATGATTTCATTACTGAATTGATGGAAAAGAATAAAAAAATATTTGCTATTTCTGCTGATCAGCAGAAATATGTTATCAAAGAGTTTAAAGACCGTATGATTGCAGGTACATTGCCAGATCCTATACAAATTGAAGCTGTGACGATTGAAAGAAAAGAAGTAAAAGAATTAACACAGGAAGAAGCTGTATTGGATTTGTTCGGTCAGGAAAATATAATAATTACGGAGGAATAA
- a CDS encoding YbaB/EbfC family nucleoid-associated protein yields MNMQGLLKQAQKMQKELTKLEDELNEKVYETTMGGGVIKVEVKGSMSVESISIDESLLEKDNKEDLEDMLKSALNDAFAKAVEDKEKNMNQITGGVKMPGGF; encoded by the coding sequence ATGAATATGCAGGGATTATTAAAACAGGCACAGAAAATGCAAAAGGAACTTACTAAGCTGGAAGATGAATTAAATGAAAAAGTATATGAAACAACAATGGGTGGTGGTGTTATCAAGGTAGAAGTAAAAGGAAGCATGTCTGTAGAAAGTATCTCAATCGATGAAAGCTTGCTGGAGAAAGATAACAAAGAAGATTTAGAGGATATGCTGAAATCTGCCTTGAATGATGCATTCGCTAAAGCAGTCGAGGATAAAGAAAAAAATATGAATCAAATTACAGGCGGAGTGAAAATGCCAGGTGGCTTCTAA
- the recR gene encoding recombination protein RecR, whose amino-acid sequence MYPKKFEALVECYRRLPGVGIKTAERYAFQTLEWDDETMDSWIHAFQNAKEGLKKCAVCGNLSEDDTCDICGNQSRNSQIICVVQSPKDVIAMEKTKEYSGVYHVLNGVISTSKGILPEDINIDSLLNRISEETEEIIIATNPTVEGETTALYLSKLLEKYPVTVTRIAHGLPMGGHLDYADELTLIKAIEGRKKMEP is encoded by the coding sequence ATGTATCCTAAGAAATTTGAAGCACTTGTTGAATGCTATCGGAGACTACCGGGTGTAGGAATAAAAACTGCAGAACGCTATGCATTTCAGACGCTCGAATGGGATGATGAAACTATGGACTCTTGGATTCATGCATTTCAAAACGCAAAAGAAGGCTTAAAAAAATGTGCGGTATGCGGCAACTTATCGGAAGATGACACATGTGATATTTGTGGAAATCAAAGTAGAAATAGTCAGATTATATGTGTTGTACAAAGTCCAAAGGATGTTATTGCAATGGAGAAAACAAAAGAATACTCTGGAGTATATCATGTGTTGAATGGTGTAATCTCAACATCAAAAGGTATACTGCCTGAGGATATCAACATAGACTCTCTATTAAACAGAATCAGTGAGGAAACCGAGGAAATTATTATTGCAACCAATCCGACAGTCGAAGGTGAAACTACAGCATTGTACTTATCAAAGCTGCTGGAAAAATATCCGGTTACTGTAACAAGGATTGCACATGGTCTTCCAATGGGCGGACATTTGGACTATGCGGATGAATTAACCTTGATTAAAGCAATTGAAGGAAGAAAGAAAATGGAACCATAA
- a CDS encoding DUF1294 domain-containing protein translates to MIYFVFWNVISFCMMGIDKWKAIHKRYRIPERFLLLYAFLGGAFGIGLGMIAFRHKIRKTKFILMVPFFCILQVIAIRLVLFD, encoded by the coding sequence ATGATCTACTTCGTCTTCTGGAACGTGATTTCATTTTGTATGATGGGAATTGATAAATGGAAAGCCATCCATAAGCGTTATCGAATACCTGAGCGATTTCTGTTACTGTATGCATTCCTTGGAGGAGCTTTTGGTATTGGTCTTGGAATGATTGCTTTCCGACACAAAATAAGGAAAACAAAATTCATTCTTATGGTCCCTTTCTTTTGTATTCTTCAGGTAATAGCTATAAGGCTAGTCCTCTTCGACTAG
- a CDS encoding CYTH domain-containing protein, which yields MNKHVEKEYKMLVNKEQFDKLCGLYENLNFITQTNTYYDTVNGDIQKKKGAMRIRERNGRFLFTLKMRQENLDGLCECECEVSENSVHALQSEEIVQLLHEYQIEAAIIPLTTLVTKRAVVETENAELCFDISTYGNHTDYEIEYEYKQPHDGLSVFQKLLSHVQLVYEKNCTSKIQRALQAVEK from the coding sequence ATGAATAAACATGTTGAAAAAGAATATAAAATGCTTGTGAACAAGGAACAGTTTGATAAGCTGTGTGGTTTGTATGAAAATCTGAATTTTATAACCCAGACCAATACCTATTATGATACGGTAAACGGGGACATTCAGAAAAAGAAGGGTGCAATGCGTATACGGGAGCGAAATGGAAGGTTTCTGTTTACATTAAAGATGCGGCAGGAGAATCTTGATGGGCTGTGCGAGTGTGAGTGTGAAGTATCTGAAAACAGTGTTCATGCTCTGCAATCAGAGGAAATTGTTCAGCTATTGCATGAGTATCAAATTGAAGCTGCAATCATTCCGTTAACTACTCTGGTGACAAAAAGAGCTGTTGTAGAAACAGAGAATGCTGAACTATGCTTTGATATCAGCACCTATGGAAATCATACAGATTATGAAATTGAATATGAATATAAGCAGCCACATGACGGGCTCTCTGTTTTTCAGAAGCTTCTTTCTCATGTGCAGCTTGTTTATGAAAAAAACTGCACATCTAAGATTCAGCGTGCTTTGCAGGCAGTGGAGAAATGA
- a CDS encoding NAD kinase: MKYSVVAKKDAKSHAVEEKIKERLQSSGWIYDKAEPQLVICVGGDGTLLYGVHQYLHRISEVNFLGIHTGTLGFFTDYTEEELEECLHDVLEKEPVIFESGLLKIKLDNNPNPYYALNEMRVENIVKSQIMDIYVDGEFFETCRGSGICLSTQAGSTAYNRSLGGAVIDCGLSLMQLAEITAIQHSKHRSLGNPYIMMENRHVTMKSETFDTAILCYDHLNVPLEATKEIYCEMSNRKVRFARYRHYSYLRRLKNLY, translated from the coding sequence ATGAAATATTCAGTAGTTGCGAAAAAAGATGCAAAATCACATGCAGTAGAGGAGAAAATCAAAGAGCGTCTGCAGTCTTCTGGCTGGATTTATGACAAAGCAGAACCACAGCTTGTTATCTGTGTGGGAGGAGACGGTACACTGCTGTATGGCGTGCATCAGTATCTGCATCGAATCAGCGAAGTAAACTTCCTTGGCATTCATACAGGAACCCTTGGCTTTTTCACGGACTATACGGAAGAGGAACTGGAGGAATGCCTGCATGATGTATTGGAAAAGGAGCCTGTGATATTTGAATCCGGTTTATTGAAAATAAAGCTGGATAATAATCCAAACCCTTATTATGCATTAAATGAGATGCGTGTTGAGAATATTGTGAAATCTCAAATCATGGATATATATGTAGACGGTGAGTTTTTTGAAACCTGCAGAGGCTCCGGAATCTGTCTATCCACTCAGGCAGGATCCACTGCATATAATCGATCTCTGGGAGGAGCAGTTATAGACTGTGGATTATCTCTTATGCAGCTGGCGGAAATAACAGCTATTCAGCACTCCAAGCACCGCTCCCTCGGAAATCCGTATATCATGATGGAGAACCGTCATGTAACAATGAAAAGTGAAACCTTTGATACAGCAATACTCTGCTATGATCATTTGAATGTGCCGTTGGAAGCCACCAAAGAAATCTATTGCGAGATGTCTAATCGGAAGGTTAGATTCGCACGTTATCGTCATTACAGTTATTTGAGAAGATTAAAGAATTTATACTGA
- a CDS encoding FtsW/RodA/SpoVE family cell cycle protein encodes MKIGLSRAKSPDKFDFVLVTYLILMIGMSLLSIYSAFGIIGQAAGIDYMMKQAMWFIIGSIAIGVIMYLGNDSMLQFAKIGYWFLMVCLVVLLIGKVYNMLTGGSLLGMIITTNGATSWFKLGPFGSFQPSEFMKIVLILITAGVIDEHNNNKLTESYEMDFSLFMNVAKWAVPPILLILAQPDTGVVLIIAISLVAMIVCSGIKKQWFVIIGILIVIVLVLFFYMYYYHFNVLNELIGGEGGYRLKRITAWLNPETDINGEGHQLYMALLALGSAGLTGHGMGIELVSIPEAQTDFIFAVIGQSWGLIGTLFIVVLCLGLDIHLCRIASMSKNMFEKYFILGILGMLLYQQIQNIGMIIGLLPITGITLPMISYGGSSLLSYLIAFGIIMNASAKAKKLSDYVYE; translated from the coding sequence ATGAAAATAGGATTATCCAGGGCAAAGAGTCCGGATAAGTTCGATTTTGTTTTAGTTACATATTTGATTTTAATGATTGGCATGAGTCTTCTATCCATCTATTCCGCTTTTGGTATTATCGGTCAGGCAGCCGGTATAGACTATATGATGAAGCAGGCAATGTGGTTTATTATCGGATCAATCGCGATCGGTGTGATTATGTATCTCGGTAATGATTCTATGCTGCAGTTCGCAAAAATAGGATACTGGTTTCTTATGGTTTGTCTTGTGGTGCTGCTGATTGGTAAGGTATACAATATGTTGACCGGAGGCAGTCTGCTGGGAATGATCATCACAACAAACGGTGCCACATCCTGGTTTAAGCTGGGGCCGTTCGGTTCTTTTCAGCCCAGTGAGTTTATGAAAATCGTTTTGATTTTAATAACTGCCGGTGTGATTGATGAGCATAACAATAACAAATTAACAGAGTCCTATGAAATGGATTTCTCTTTGTTTATGAATGTAGCGAAATGGGCAGTTCCCCCTATCCTTCTGATTCTTGCTCAGCCAGATACCGGAGTGGTATTGATTATCGCTATTTCACTGGTGGCGATGATCGTATGTTCCGGTATAAAAAAACAATGGTTTGTCATCATAGGTATCCTGATTGTCATTGTGCTGGTATTATTCTTCTATATGTATTACTATCATTTCAATGTTCTGAATGAGCTGATTGGTGGTGAAGGAGGATATCGTCTGAAACGAATAACAGCATGGCTGAATCCGGAAACAGATATCAATGGAGAGGGGCATCAGCTGTATATGGCCTTGCTTGCTCTTGGCTCGGCCGGCCTTACAGGTCATGGTATGGGAATCGAGCTGGTATCCATACCGGAAGCACAGACCGACTTTATCTTTGCTGTTATCGGACAAAGCTGGGGCTTGATCGGAACATTATTCATAGTGGTTCTGTGTCTTGGGCTTGATATTCATTTATGCCGTATTGCCAGCATGTCAAAGAATATGTTTGAAAAGTATTTCATTCTGGGTATTCTGGGGATGCTGCTGTATCAACAGATACAAAATATCGGGATGATAATCGGTTTATTGCCGATTACCGGAATCACGCTTCCTATGATATCGTATGGCGGTTCATCATTACTGTCATATCTGATTGCATTTGGAATCATTATGAATGCCAGTGCAAAAGCAAAAAAGCTCTCTGATTATGTATATGAATAA
- the mutS gene encoding DNA mismatch repair protein MutS, producing the protein MTKKATYTPMMKHYLELKEQHEDAIIFYRLGDFYEMFFEDAKTASSELDLVLTGRNAGVEERVPMCGIPHHAAKGYIQRLIQKGYKVAIVEQLEDPALAKGLVKRDVIKIVTPGTIMDEVSDEKTTVYIASLHDFKFGLAVILCEMTTGELRAQLIDKHVMAIQKVLLGNNVREIVIQEKFDKKIVKMIEEMQTITVSYHNDNALKEEYRHLLNGIEDDRVETAFGVLTNYLDETQKRNMAHLNAVEMVYENDFLQMDFSTKQNLELTSSLRSNSRSQTLWSFLDKCRSSMGSRLLKKWIEYPLVDTAMINRRLNAVEYLNDNFITKDELREHLGFVYDMERLSARVAYGSANPRDILRLIKTLEHTPQIFELFHDCSAYEEFQSIDPCRELYDMIEGAIIDNPPLTLKDGGVFVEGYNEELDQVREIGKNGKNWILELENKERERTGVKSLKIGYNRVFGYYIEVTKTNLDSIKDEFGYVRKQTLTNAERFITQELKDKEDAIVHAQERSIRLEAELFNHLLNQIKVYLPKLHDLSHALATIDALYALAEISSENGYTRPQFHTGHSIHMKEARHPILDRMMKTTRYVSNDLEMGEDNDILMITGPNMGGKSTYMRQTVLLVIMAQIGCFVPAKKAEMPIFDQIFTRIGASDDIMSGQSTFMVEMIEANNALQNATANSLILFDEIGRGTSTYDGMALAQAMIEYIMRNIKAKTLFSTHYHELTEMAEKNAGIRNVHVDVHEEDDKVTFLYRVLDGKADKSYGINVARLAHLPSSVLERAKQILDNLELQPNMVKEVKPPLVIEKENPQHMQIINQVKQVDVNKMTPMEAMQFLYELKEKMS; encoded by the coding sequence ATGACTAAAAAAGCTACCTATACACCGATGATGAAGCATTATCTGGAATTAAAAGAACAGCATGAGGATGCAATCATATTCTATCGTCTCGGTGATTTTTATGAAATGTTTTTCGAGGATGCAAAGACGGCATCCAGTGAGCTTGATCTGGTTCTGACAGGAAGAAATGCCGGTGTTGAAGAACGGGTACCGATGTGTGGAATTCCACATCATGCCGCAAAGGGATATATACAGCGACTGATTCAAAAAGGATATAAAGTCGCAATTGTTGAGCAGTTGGAGGATCCGGCACTGGCAAAGGGACTGGTGAAGCGGGATGTCATCAAAATCGTTACACCCGGAACCATCATGGATGAAGTAAGTGATGAGAAAACAACTGTCTATATTGCTTCTCTGCATGACTTTAAATTCGGTCTTGCCGTCATACTCTGTGAAATGACAACTGGAGAGCTGCGTGCACAGTTGATTGATAAGCATGTCATGGCAATACAGAAGGTTCTGCTGGGAAACAATGTACGAGAAATTGTAATACAGGAGAAGTTTGATAAGAAAATCGTGAAGATGATAGAAGAAATGCAGACAATTACCGTTTCCTATCATAATGATAACGCATTAAAGGAAGAATACCGTCATTTGCTGAATGGAATTGAAGATGATCGTGTGGAAACTGCCTTTGGCGTTCTCACCAATTATCTGGATGAAACACAGAAGCGAAATATGGCTCATCTGAATGCTGTTGAAATGGTGTATGAAAATGATTTTCTTCAGATGGATTTTTCGACAAAGCAGAATCTGGAGCTGACCTCCAGTCTGCGCAGCAATTCACGCTCACAGACATTATGGAGCTTTCTTGATAAATGCCGCAGTTCCATGGGCTCTCGGTTATTAAAAAAATGGATTGAATACCCGCTGGTTGATACAGCGATGATTAACCGGCGTCTGAATGCTGTTGAATATTTGAATGATAACTTCATTACGAAGGATGAACTGCGTGAGCATCTGGGCTTTGTCTATGATATGGAGAGACTGAGTGCCAGAGTGGCCTATGGATCTGCAAACCCGCGGGATATCCTGCGACTGATCAAAACGCTGGAGCATACACCGCAGATTTTTGAATTATTTCATGACTGCAGTGCCTATGAGGAATTTCAGAGTATCGATCCATGCCGGGAGCTGTACGATATGATTGAGGGTGCCATCATCGATAATCCTCCTTTGACATTAAAGGATGGCGGTGTGTTCGTGGAGGGCTATAATGAAGAGCTCGATCAGGTGCGCGAAATCGGTAAAAACGGGAAGAACTGGATTCTTGAGCTTGAAAACAAGGAGCGGGAAAGAACCGGTGTAAAGTCTTTGAAAATCGGATACAACCGTGTATTCGGATATTATATTGAGGTTACAAAAACCAATCTTGATTCTATAAAGGATGAATTTGGTTATGTCAGAAAGCAGACACTGACCAACGCAGAACGCTTTATCACGCAGGAGCTGAAGGATAAAGAGGACGCGATTGTACATGCGCAGGAAAGAAGTATCCGTCTGGAAGCAGAGCTATTCAATCACCTTCTGAATCAAATCAAGGTATATCTGCCTAAGCTGCATGATCTTTCACATGCATTGGCCACGATTGATGCATTATATGCCCTTGCAGAGATTTCCAGTGAAAACGGATATACACGGCCACAGTTTCATACCGGTCATTCCATTCACATGAAGGAAGCAAGACATCCAATTCTGGATCGAATGATGAAAACAACACGTTATGTTTCCAATGATCTGGAGATGGGTGAGGACAATGACATTCTGATGATTACCGGACCGAACATGGGTGGTAAATCCACCTATATGCGACAGACCGTTCTTCTTGTCATCATGGCCCAGATAGGCTGCTTTGTCCCTGCAAAGAAAGCGGAAATGCCAATCTTTGATCAGATATTCACACGGATCGGCGCAAGTGATGATATCATGTCGGGACAGTCAACCTTTATGGTGGAGATGATCGAAGCGAACAATGCATTACAGAATGCCACAGCAAATTCACTCATTTTATTTGATGAGATCGGGCGCGGTACCTCCACATATGACGGTATGGCACTGGCGCAGGCTATGATTGAATATATAATGCGAAATATCAAAGCGAAAACGCTATTTTCTACCCATTACCATGAGCTGACAGAAATGGCAGAAAAGAATGCAGGTATCCGCAATGTGCATGTGGATGTACATGAAGAGGATGATAAGGTTACATTTTTATACCGCGTGCTTGACGGCAAAGCAGATAAATCCTATGGAATCAATGTTGCACGTCTTGCACATCTTCCTTCCTCCGTGCTGGAGCGTGCCAAGCAGATTCTGGACAATCTGGAGCTGCAGCCGAATATGGTAAAAGAGGTGAAGCCACCACTCGTCATAGAAAAAGAGAATCCGCAGCACATGCAAATCATCAATCAGGTTAAACAGGTAGATGTAAATAAAATGACACCGATGGAAGCCATGCAGTTTCTGTATGAGCTGAAGGAAAAAATGTCATAG